In Nymphaea colorata isolate Beijing-Zhang1983 chromosome 3, ASM883128v2, whole genome shotgun sequence, a genomic segment contains:
- the LOC116251416 gene encoding adenine phosphoribosyltransferase 2-like, producing MLADGDPRLQTISDAIRVIPHFPKPGIMFQDITTLLLRPKAFRNAVDLFVDRYKDMNISVVAGIEARGFIFGPSIALALGAKFVPLRKPKKLPGEVISEEYVLEYGNDCLEMHVGAVQPGERVLVIDDLVATGGTLGAAIRLLERVGAEVVECACVIGLPEPKGQGSLNGKPLYILVEPHL from the exons ATGTTGGCCGATGGCGATCCTCGTCTTCAGACCATCTCCGATGCGATCAGAGTCATTCCTCACTTCCCCAAGCCAG GAATCATGTTTCAGGATATCACTACGCTGCTCCTCCGGCCGAAAGCTTTCAGGAACGCTGTCGATCTCTTTGTCGACCGGTATAAAGACATGAACATCTCTGTCGTTGCTG GCATTGAAGCTAGGGGGTTTATCTTTGGCCCTTCAATTGCTTTAGCTCTGGGTGCTAAGTTTGTACCATTGCGAAAACCGAAGAAATTGCCAG GTGAAGTCATTTCAGAGGAATATGTTCTTGAATACGGAAATGATTGTCTTGAGATGCATGTTGGCGCTGTTCAGCCAGGTGAACGTGTATTGGTGATTGATGATTTGGTGGCAACTGGTGGGACACTTGGTGCAGCTATAAGACTACTAG AGCGTGTAGGGGCTGAAGTTGTTGAATGTGCATGTGTCATTGGGTTACCTGAGCCAAAG GGGCAGGGCAGTCTAAATGGAAAGCCGTTGTATATTCTTGTGGAGCCTCACCTATAA
- the LOC116251438 gene encoding uncharacterized protein LOC116251438 yields MSAIVCGKRSIFEELHTPPPVSKRLRCSGSTSPIRFSPTRVVPSAVDSPLSQLRQIFPDMDEQLLERALEACGNDLDSAIKSLNELRLGERSMASIGSKSENKLGEIAQQSSEVLATNIDESSNCPAPPTDLPSDGSEWVELFVREMMNATDVNDARLRASKILEVLEKSIMSRAGEVVSKDLHKENLALKEQVEVLVRENQILKRAVAIQHERQKEYDERGRELEHLKQLVAQYQEQVRTLEVNNYALTVYLQQAQQSSSIPGRFHPDVF; encoded by the exons ATGTCTGCGATAGTCTGCGGAAAGAGATCAATCTTCGAAGAGCTCCATACGCCTCCGCCAGTTTCGAAGAGATTGCGCTGCTCCGGCAGCACCTCACCGATCCGGTTCTCGCCGACTAGGGTTGTACCGAGCGCCGTTGACTCGCCACTGTCGCAACTCCGGCAGATTTTTCCTGACATGGATGAGCAG CTTCTTGAGCGAGCACTTGAAGCTTGTGGAAATGATCTGGATTCTGCAATCAAGAGTTTGAATGAGCTCCGCTTAGGGGAACGTAGTATGGCCTCTATTGGGAGcaaatctgaaaataaattAGGGGAAATTGCTCAGCAATCTTCGGAAG TTCTGGCAACCAATATCGACGAGTCCTCCAATTGCCCGGCTCCTCCTACCGATCTTCCATCAGATGGTTCAGAGTGGGTGGAGTTGTTTGTGAGAGAGATGATGAATGCCACGGATGTAAATGATGCTAGATTGCgtgcttcaaaaattttagaggTGTTGGAAAAATCGATCATGTCGAGAGCTGGGGAAGTTGTATCAAAAGACCTTCACAAG GAGAATTTGGCGCTCAAGGAACAGGTGGAAGTGCTTGTCCGAGAAAACCAAATCCTTAAGCGAGCGGTGGCCATCCAGCATGAGCGGCAAAAGGAGTATGATGAGAGAGGCCGTGAGCTGGAGCACCTAAAACAGCTTGTAGCGCAGTACCAGGAGCAAGTTAGGACGCTTGAG GTAAACAATTATGCACTGACAGTTTATCTACAGCAAGCACAGCAGAGTAGCTCCATTCCCGGGCGCTTTCACCCAGATGTGTTCTAG